From the genome of Vicia villosa cultivar HV-30 ecotype Madison, WI linkage group LG2, Vvil1.0, whole genome shotgun sequence, one region includes:
- the LOC131650018 gene encoding uncharacterized protein LOC131650018, whose translation MVEHVARFQTEVGDISNNENLKMKYFPNSLMKNAFTWFTTLPPQSLQSCNQLERLFHEQFYMGQSKINLKELANVRRKVAESINDYLNRFELMKARCFTQVPQHELVEMAAGDLDYSIRKKLDTQYLRDMAQLADRVRRVECLRAEKTIINKYHRKEKVAYVATDEFDSDVESVYEESKANVAELKSGPPYICKLLKPSNGKNPVKNHKNEKFVNRTYTFDITKCDEIFDLLETDGKIIVPPGLKNPPLEQEKKIGFCKFHNFLGHKTSQCVLFWDLVQKALMEGRLQFSEKPKLSIQVDVDPMLVGEANYAEPLEIMMVETTEGLGEGGAGMENLVVENTVLRSVYPRTGEGLLKFLERC comes from the coding sequence ATGGTCGAGCATGTTGCAAGGTTTCAGACCGAAGTAGGTGACATATCAAATAACGAAAatctaaaaatgaaatatttcccAAACTCTTTGATGAAGAATGCCTTCACGTGGTTCACCACTTTGCCTCCACAATCCCTACAATCATGTAATCAATTAgaaagattattccatgaacaattctatatgggccaGTCGAAGATCAACCTTAAGGAATTAGCAAATGTAAGACGAAAGGTCGCTGAGTCAATTAATGATTACTTGAATAGGTTTGAATTGATGAAAGCAAGATGCTTTACACAGGTCCCTCAACATGAGTTAGTCGAGATGGCTGCTGGAGATTTAGATTATTCCATTAGGAAGAAACTAGACACCCAGTACCTTAGGGATATGGCACAATTGGCGGACAGAGTCCGCCGGGTCGAATGTTTGAGGGCTGAAAAGACCATAATAAATAAGTATCATAGAAAAGAAAAAGTTGCCTATGTAGCAACTGATGAGTTTGATTCTGATGTCGAAAGTGTTTATGAGGAAAGTAAGGCCAATGTTGCAGAATTAAAGTCGGGGCCTCCTTACATTTGTAAATTGCTCAAACCATCAAATGGAAAAAATCCCGTAAAGAACCACAAAAATGAAAAGTTTGTTAATAGAACGTATACGTTTGACATAACTAAATGCGACGAGATATTCGACCTATTAGAAACCGACGGGAAAATCATAGTGCCCCCAGGACTAAAAAATCCTCCACtagaacaagaaaagaaaatagggttttgtaaatttcataattttttaggTCATAAAACATCTCAATGTGTGCTTTTCTGGGATTTGGTGCAAAAAGCTCTAATGGAAGGCAGGCTCCAGTTTAGCGAAAAGCCAAAATTGTCCATTCAAGTCGATGTCGACCCGATGCTAGTGGGAGAAGCAAATTATGCTGAGCCTCTGGAGAttatgatggtcgagactactgaaGGTCTTGGTGAAGGCGGAGCAGGAATGGAGAACCTTGTTGTGGAGAACACGGTCTTAAGATCTGTGTACCCTCGGACTGGCGAAGGACTATTGAAGTTTTTGGAGAGATGTTAG
- the LOC131646809 gene encoding protein FAR-RED IMPAIRED RESPONSE 1-like, with product MAKQHGGYEKVGCLEKDVRNHLDKERRLNLESGDANAMLECFMLMQEENPRFFYAFDLDDDGRVKNVFWVDANGRDDYQEFGDVISFDTTYITNKYKMPFAPFIGVNNHFQSRLLGCALLANESSESFIWLMKIWLRAMGGKPPNAIITDQDRAMKVAIEEVFPNTRHRFCLWHILRKVPEKLSHVMRKNEDFTRDFNACIYKSRSIQQFEDKWKEMV from the coding sequence ATGGCCAAACAACACGGAGGATATGAAAAAGTTGGTTGTTTGGAGAAAGATGTTAGAAATCATTTGGATAAGGAACGTCGTCTGAATTTAGAATCAGgagatgcaaatgcaatgttggaGTGTTTTATGCTTATGCAAGAAGAAAATCCAAGATTTTTTTATGCATTTGATTTGGATGATGATGGTCGTGTAAAAAATGTATTTTGGGTGGATGCAAATGGTAGAGATGACTATCAAGAATTTGGAGATGTGATTTCATTTGATACCACATATATCACAAACAAATATAAAATGCCATTTGCTCCATTCATTGGTGTGAATAATCACTTTCAATCAAGACTCCTTGGTTGTGCATTACTAGCAAATGAGTCATCTGAGAGTTTCATATGGTTGATGAAAATATGGCTTAGGGCAATGGGCGGCAAACCTCCAAATGCAATAATAACCGATCAAGATAGAGCAATGAAAGTGGCCATTGAAGAGGTATTTCCAAACACTCGACATCGGTTTTGTTTGTGGCATATACTTAGAAAGGTGCCCGAGAAGTTAAGCCATGTaatgagaaaaaatgaagatttcaCCCGTGATTTTAACGCATGCATTTACAAGTCTCGGTCAATACAACAATTTGAAGATAAATGGAAAGAAATGGTATAG
- the LOC131650019 gene encoding uncharacterized protein LOC131650019: MWSRFLLLRYHNPKLKVLAACKEVLNRDDSKWWRDLILNDFKEEDLVDGFTDWVKCEFKKGNNILFWHSRWLGDQTLRVSFPHLFDRTNNKLCAVGDLINWNNGVFSWNLEAIFGRDMLISPAPNSSISTLLGMGSVFDEELRDLKMLLEGVEPGISATDEFHWNLTSTGDFTVSSVSHFVSSAKDLAWPIPTIKLLDVIWKTTIPAKIKIFSWRFLINRLPLKVQLANRGVSSFTSIDCPFCTNHPESLDHLFYQCHVSNAVWNRIFIWLGNDVNLSIEEFKSFGCIQEKVKNINIKAKLNSIWMALIWCLWYMRNTIIFDNATFSFDEVISNIIFFSWRWVSNREAPSRITFYDWYKLPLFCTNTL; encoded by the coding sequence ATGTGGAGTAGATTTTTACTTTTGAGATATCATAATCCGAAACTTAAAGTGTTAGCTGCTTGCAAGGAAGTTTTAAACCGGGATGATTCTAAATGGTGGAGAGACCTTATTCTTAATGATTTCAAAGAGGAGGATTTGGTAGACGGTTTCACCGATTGGGTAAAATGTGAATTCAAGAAAGGTAACAacattcttttttggcatagtcGTTGGTTGGGTGATCAAACTCTCCGCGTTTCTTTTCCGCATTTGTTTGATCGCACAAATAACAAGTTATGCGCGGTGGGTGACCTTATTAATTGGAACAATGGTGTATTTTCTTGGAACTTGGAAGCTATCTTTGGAAGGGATATGTTGATTTCCCCGGCCCCGAATTCTTCCATTTCCACATTACTAGGTATGGGCTCGGTTTTTGATGAAGAACTAAGGGATTTAAAGATGCTTCTTGAAGGAGTGGAGCCGGGCATTTCGGCAACGGATGAATTCCATTGGAACCTAACCTCTACCGGAGATTTCACGGTGTCTAGTGTTTCACATTTTGTATCTAGTGCAAAGGATCTAGCTTGGCCAATTCCCACCATCAAGTTGTTGGATGTTATTTGGAAGACAACCATCCCGGCAAAGATCAagattttttcttggagatttctCATCAATAGATTACCGCTCAAAGTTCAACTAGCCAATAGAGGTGTGTCTAGTTTCACTTCCATTGATTGTCCTTTTTGCACTAACCATCCGGAATCTTTGGATCATCTTTTCTATCAATGCCATGTCTCAAACGCGGTTTGGAATAGAATTTTTATTTGGTTGGGTAATGATGTTAATCTTTCTATAGAGGAGTTCAAGAGCTTTGGGTGTattcaagaaaaggtgaaaaACATCAACATTAAAGCTAAACTAAATTCAATTTGGATGGCTTTAATATGGTGTTTGTGGTACATGAGAAACACCATTATTTTTGACAATGCTACTTTTAGCTTTGATGAGGTGAtatctaatataatttttttttcttggaGATGGGTTAGCAATAGGGAAGCTCCAAGTAGGATTactttttatgattggtataaattaccaTTATTTTGTACCAACACTCTTTAG
- the LOC131646810 gene encoding heterodimeric geranylgeranyl pyrophosphate synthase large subunit 1, chloroplastic-like produces the protein MSSIIVNTWVTPNSMFRQTITTKHQTLIPFLAIPISSITNQQRRRNLVSSFSSNKISAVQTSADKKIEKTESNFDFNVYMLEKANIVNKALDESIVLQEPVKIHEAMRYSLLAGGKRVRPILCIAACELVGGKAETSIPSACAVEMIHTMSLIHDDLPCMDNDDLRRGKPTSHKVYGEDVAVLAGDALLSLAFEHVAVSTKGVPPEKVVRAIAELAKSVGKEGLVAGQIVDLESEGLSNVDLERLEFIHLRKTAALLEASVVMGAIVGGGSEDEIEILRKFARCIGLLFQVVDDILDVTKSSEELGKTAGKDLVADKVTYPKLLGLEKSKEFAEKLVKDAQDCLVGFNFEKSAPLFALTNYIAYRQN, from the coding sequence ATGAGTTCAATCATTGTTAATACATGGGTTACTCCCAATTCCATGTTCAGGCAGACAATCACAACCAAACACCAAACTCTCATTCCATTTCTAGCTATTCCCATTTCCTCAATCACCAAtcaacaaagaagaagaaatttgGTTTCTTCTTTTTCCTCTAACAAAATCTCTGCCGTTCAAACTAGTGCAGACAAAAAAATCGAAAAAACGGAATCGAATTTCGATTTCAATGTCTACATGCTAGAAAAAGCTAATATTGTTAACAAAGCATTGGATGAATCAATTGTACTTCAAGAACCGGTGAAGATTCATGAAGCAATGAGATACTCTCTCCTCGCGGGAGGAAAACGTGTACGTCCAATTCTCTGTATTGCCGCCTGCGAGCTCGTAGGCGGCAAAGCAGAAACATCTATCCCATCAGCATGTGCTGTGGAAATGATCCACACTATGTCGTTGATCCATGACGACTTACCGTGCATGGACAACGACGATCTAAGACGTGGAAAGCCAACGAGCCACAAAGTCTACGGCGAGGACGTGGCAGTCCTTGCTGGAGACGCGCTGCTTTCGCTGGCTTTTGAGCACGTGGCCGTTTCAACCAAAGGGGTCCCACCTGAGAAAGTTGTTAGAGCAATTGCTGAGCTGGCGAAATCAGTTGGAAAAGAAGGACTTGTTGCTGGACAAATTGTCGATTTAGAATCGGAAGGTTTATCGAATGTCGATTTGGAGAGACTCGAGTTTATTCATCTGCGTAAAACCGCGGCTTTACTCGAAGCTTCGGTTGTTATGGGAGCAATAGTTGGTGGTGGAAGTGAAGATGaaattgaaattttgagaaaatttgCCAGGTGTATTGGTTTGTTGTTTCAGGTTGTTGATGATATTCTTGATGTGACAAAATCTTCTGAGGAATTGGGGAAAACTGCAGGGAAGGATTTGGTTGCTGATAAGGTTACATATCCTAAGCTTTTGGGATTGGAAAAATCAAAGGAGTTTGCTGAAAAATTGGTTAAGGATGCACAAGATTGTCTTGTTGGTTTTAACTTTGAAAAGAGTGCTCCTTTGTTTGCTTTAACTAATTATATTGcttataggcaaaattag